Proteins encoded together in one Triticum dicoccoides isolate Atlit2015 ecotype Zavitan chromosome 7B, WEW_v2.0, whole genome shotgun sequence window:
- the LOC119339240 gene encoding uncharacterized protein LOC119339240 → MCKKKPKAVRLKLNFDGSSKYGESRYASVGAFGGVFRDLEGRFVLGYAGRIGNATSSVAELVALKRGLELALQNEWRDICIEGDCKAAVEAITSRVRVRASKDKEQFRAITAMLPRLRKVTVTHVGRKRNTVADSFAELGHEAGPQRVWRGVPPPEVLLHLRRDAELRMQIKVKRKIVK, encoded by the coding sequence ATGTGTAAGAAGAAGCCTAAGGCGGTCCGGCTGAAACTGAATTTCGACGGCTCGTCCAAGTACGGCGAGTCCAGGTATGCCAGCGTCGGGGCATTCGGCGGTGTGTTTCGAGATCTGGAAGGCAGGTTTGTCCTGGGCTACGCGGGACGGATCGGCAATGCGACGAGCTCCGTTGCTGAGCTGGTCGCGCTCAAGCGCGGCCTCGAGCTGGCTCTGCAGAACGAGTGGCGCGACATCTGTATCGAGGGCGACTGCAAGGCCGCGGTTGAAGCGATCACGAGCCGCGTGCGTGTCCGTGCGAGCAAGGACAAGGAGCAGTTCAGGGCGATCACCGCGATGCTCCCGCGGCTCAGGAAAGTCACCGTGACGCATGTGGGCCGGAAACGCAACACGGTGGCGGACAGCTTCGCCGAGCTCGGCCACGAGGCGGGGCCGCAGCGGGTGTGGCGCGGCGTTCCTCCTCCAGAGGTACTCCTGCACCTTCGGCGAGATGCAGAGTTGCGAATGCAGATTAAGGTAAAGAGGAAGATAGTGAAGTGA